The Triticum aestivum cultivar Chinese Spring chromosome 3A, IWGSC CS RefSeq v2.1, whole genome shotgun sequence genome includes a region encoding these proteins:
- the LOC123057867 gene encoding RING-H2 finger protein ATL5 gives MGAHPSEYAGEDPCRRRRQLPGCDPTPPMPHGPKPSTGPVVEVEVEVEAPSGYATAGKVLFVAAGAFAGVLLALIALHLYTSGWRRRAREGRRLHRSLAIYVEAPLLRRLDPLDPAVLRALPVVPAAVGAGDCAVCLAEFERGEEARALPRCGHRFHVECIDAWFRGNSTCPLCRAAVEAPDYAEARPVVRVDVAADDDAAAKGGAPATGRMSSGTELDKTRRVSASTRSASF, from the coding sequence ATGGGCGCGCACCCCAGCGAATACGCCGGCGAGgacccatgccgccgccgccgccaactcccCGGATGCGACCCAACTCCACCGATGCCACATGGGCCTAAGCCCAGCACCGGtccggtggtggaggtggaggtggaggtggaggctcCGTCGGGCTACGCCACGGCCGGCAAGGTCCTGTTCGTCGCGGCCGGGGCGTTCGCGGGCGTCCTGCTGGCCCTCATCGCGCTGCACCTGTACACCAGCGGCTGGCGCCGGCGCGCGCGAGAGGGTCGCCGCCTCCACCGCAGCCTGGCCATCTACGTCGAGGCGCCTTTGCTGCGGCGGCTCGACCCCCTCGACCCCGCGGTGCTGCGCGCGCTCCCCGTGGTCCCCGCGGCCGTCGGCGCCGGGGACTGCGCGGtctgcctcgccgagttcgagCGCGGCGAGGAGGCGCGCGCGCTGCCGCGGTGCGGCCACCGGTTCCACGTCGAGTGCATCGACGCCTGGTTCCGCGGGAACTCCACGTGCCCCCTGTGCCGCGCCGCCGTCGAGGCGCCGGACTACGCCGAGGCCCGTCCCGTGGTGCGCGTCGATGTGGCGGCCGACGACGACGCCGCGGCCAAGGGCGGAGCGCCGGCGACAGGGAGGATGTCCAGCGGCACGGAGCTTGACAAGACGAGGCGGGTCTCTGCTTCCACCCGATCCGCTTCCTTCTGA